The Eschrichtius robustus isolate mEscRob2 chromosome 16, mEscRob2.pri, whole genome shotgun sequence DNA segment aaaacaaatggccGGCCTCGACTATTTGGGCCATGGAAATCTGGTGTGATTAGAACGTCTTTTAATCACACAACTGTAGCAGCTGAACCATATTTGATCACCTCTTTGGTCTCTGTTATTGGAACAAAACATACGCTATGACCGTAGCCGATAGACTGCATCATAATACACGGTTTGGGGTCAAGATCCACactaaaaataacagtaaaataaGAGGAATGTTTTAAAGTCAAGTGACTGAAtcaaggcactttttttttttttttaagcaaagggTGCTAAAAATGCTCCTGAATATCTGATACTTCAAAAACCAGATTACATATAATTTAGCTGCATGTTTTagtctgttctctctgtatgCATGATCACATACATCTTCGTCCTCTCCCAGCTTGTACTTGCTTCATCCCCACCAAATCACGTGCTATGTaggtacagaaaaaaataaacagtagtGTCTAAGAAACAGACATGCAATTTTTTATAAAAACTAACAAATGCCACAATGATAACACTGAACTTTTTTCCCTCCCAAGGAATACTGGGAATGTTCACCAGGTTCATTTTTCCCACCACTGGGGAGGGAGGTAATAACCTTCCTCCACGTGGATACGATAAGTCATCGTCACGGTCAAAAgccacattttacagaaaaggtgaCTTACTTACTCCATGAGATTAAAGGAGACACTTTGGAAGGCTATTAGTTTCATTCCTTCAGAAGGCTAGGATGTCAGTTTTGGTGGGAGCCACGGAGTCAGAAAGGGATAGAAACATATGATCAGAACAGTGCTCTTGGCACTGGGGCTGGTAACAAGCCTAAGAAGCTTGGCTGGGAGACCCAGCACTGCTTTGCTGGTGTTCACGGCCACCAATCATCATTGCAAAGGCTAGGaacctactaaaaaaaaaataattaatttaaaaataagaataaaatacaaataaagaagaaaacaagttaTTCTGCAATCCTTCCTGATTACTCACCTGCAGACTCTGACAGAGCCAAGGAGTTTGGCCCCAACTCACCAGGAAGGAAATGCCAAGAGCTGACCCCTAGTGGTCTGATGTCCCATCTGACTCCTACGGGTCCAGGGTGGAGAATCCTTCCGGGAATTGTGAGTTAAGTGTTATCTGTGGCCGTGTTAATTTGGGGGGTTTGTTTCTACAATAAAGCTTAGCTCTGAGCGATAAAGACTTGAAATATCATGCCCCGCCCACCATGTATAACAACATCATATCCATAACAATAACCTTATACATACTTGAGGGGTTACCTTCTAAGGCAGGGGTCGCAAACTGGTGGCCCCCAGGCTCAACCAAATGTGTTTTTGGGCCCACTTGTgttttggatatttttaaattatgttgtttaaaaatcagaaagtttcattttttttttttttctatttccagcCCCACCCTACCCTTTTCCCAGCATGGAGCTGAGCAATGTGGCCCTTGAAGAGGGCAGAGCCCCCATCACCACCCACCCCTTCTCTTATTTACCTCCCTACCTTGCTTCTGCAGGCTGCTGAGTTTGCGACCCCTGGTTTGAAGTAGCACATATCTAGAAAATGTGTTTCCTAACCCAGACCTCTCTCGCACCCTCATAAGATTTCCACCCCATCTCCCCTTCTGCCCAGCTCTTCGTTTACACGTCCATCTTAAGTCCTCCTTCCTGAAGTCTTCGGATTTCTCTTGGTTTGCTCACATCGTCCCTTCTTTTAGCTTCAgtttcattttgcaaaaaaaCAGTCTCCTTCTCTCAGCCCACGAGCATTCCGGGATGACTCCCAAGACTGGTCAGTGGGAGTTGCTGAAGGGTGTCTTAAGGCAAAATGGCTGAGTCATCTCCCCAAAACACTTTCTTCGGACACTGGCTAGAcagttaatctttttttaaaagcacaaataaTTCTGAGCTTTCTTGTATGAGAATATTTGCATATATGAATCTCCAGTACCAAGTATACaccaaaaatgtatatatttcagaTCAAGGACATGATGGAGCCCTAACAAAATACAGAATTGAGCTTAATTTAAGTGCCTTGGGCAACCATCACACCTGACTAATAtgccatattattttatttgtacacAGTACATGTTTTGGATTACTAAACATTGATCAAAATTGATCGAAATCTCTAAGTTTTTGGTTACCATGTACAGAGAACAATTGCTCAGCATggcatttaaataaaacattaatattttaaaaattcacaaacacaatgccccattaattaaaaaaaataaaatttaaaaatcttgagGATGGATGAGGCTTTGGATaattaacctgaaaaaaaaaaaaaaacaaaacccacaaagaAACTACAAGAACTGTATGTTACCAGATTCAAACTTCAAAATGCTATTCAGATAAGAGGAACCTATCAACTCAGctagaaatatttggaaaattcagCTTTTAAAGCTTTATAATCCCTCTAATAGCCTCGCTTTCCCCCACTCCAACTACAGGGGAAATTGTAGCTGAGTATggaaacattataaatatatatttatataaagatcTACCTACtcttggaatttattttaaaaataattttaaaaaacactgtgcAGTTTATATCTTTGCAGGAAGTTGGTAGACTGATTCCTGTGCTAAATGCAGTACCTTATGACCTAACACTGACCTCAAAAACTAGGAATGACTTTGTGGTATCAAGGGGAAATGTCCCCAAACAACCTCAAAGAGACAGCACAACATTTGCAACTGTTTCTCTTACAGCCCAGGGTTGCAAAGGACATAAGAAATCTCTGCAGCTCTGATGAGAAGGATTCCCTATAAATCATTTATTCACAACGATTTCCCCACAGTGGCCAAGTAGGTCCCCTAAAGAAAGAAAGTTTAAAGAGTTCCCTCAAAATAGCTCAGAAATTAAACAATGGCCCAATTCATGTGGCTACTTCTGTCTTCCAAGTTTTACCTTTAAGagtctctgttaaaaaaaaaaaatcccaaagtataTCACTGGGACTGGCTGCATTTTCTATTCAGCAGATGATGGACCATTCTAAACTTCAACTGAGTCTTAGGTCGACTGATGCAACTGAGAGCTGTTAGAAATTTGGGAGGACAGGGAGGGATTTCAGAATGCGCTAGCTGCAAAATACACCCAGCCTGGTGATATTTATgcccaaagagaagaaagaacagacAGCTGACAAAGGCTGTCTCCCTCCATCTCCCCCTAACTTGCCCTCTTCTGCTGTCTTTCTCCTCTGTCAGCTGATTGGGAAATAACTGATCTTCAAGCACAGAGCCCAAGATACAGAACTCTAAGTGAAATGCATTGCAAGACCTGTGCTGAATCAACCACTCCTCAAAGGTGGGCTTCGGGCCACTTAAAGGCTGCTTGGGCAATGAGAGCAAAACTTCCCAACCACGGAGGATCACTGAGCGTTGGCTGAAAGCAGGCATTGCCTCTTCATTATCTCATTAAACTCAGAAAGAAATCTCCATGCAAAGGAGTTTGCTAAAaagacttaaaacaaaaaaaaaaaggtttctgtCTCCAGCCAGCAGCAAGCCCTGGCGAGACATCTTGCTAGGCAAagagtgaaatatcaatacatcttTTTCGAGACCCAACATGTTTTATGCCCTCACCAGTGTTGTCTGAAGCACGTATCCTGTTGCCATTCTGCACCGTGCCTGGCTCACAGCAGGCGCTCAATGAAGCGCTGACTGGTGTACATCCCAGCGCGTGCCTGGAGGGCTGTTGAGCAAGCCTGTTCCTCAAGACTGCACATTTCTTAATAGTCAATGTAACTGGCCTCCCTTTCAGATGCCACACTTGGCACTAGCAATTaccacaaaatgaaagaaatgatcaAAATACAGTGCTACATGCTCTGGAAGTTTCACTAACCAACTCTTGACTGCCTTTCAACGCCTGTGACTTAATTCTTCACAATCCTGTCAAACACCCGTGATGGgaccctttaaaaaatacattaatatcAATTTGAACAGTGGAAACTATGTTCTTCAGAACATGAGCCTCTAGAACTACAATTCCAGTTGTAGATAAAGATTCAGATTTTTACAAAGACAATCAGGAACCCAGGACCTACCGAGTAGTTGTGTCAAAAAACATTAGCTTCTTTAAATTTGGGGGCCAGAGAGATCTGTCTAAACAACCGACAGAGGGAACTTTCCCTGCAGCTAGTTCTTGCTTCCTTTACTGAACCTCCCTAAAAGCTGGATCCGTCTACAGAATCATTCCACACAAACGGACATTTGGACCAACTCTTAGCTGCTGACGTTGAACGTCTTTCCGTAACTTGCCCAGGACACTCTGGTGGGTGTGAAAAAGATGCCACAGCTATCTGGATTGTGGAGCCAGGGGGTGATGCTGAAGCCACCAAATGTCATCCTCTGAACGTTCCAACACCTTCCGCAGGTCATCTTCCTTGCCTTAAACTGGCTTCActgccatccccacccccacctggtgggtgaggcttcAGGAGCACCAGGCCAGGTCGGGGCTCTGGCAGGGTTTATGGTTCATCTTCAGGGAACACCTGGGGGCGCTGATTCCGGGGCGGGGGACACCTGGCAAGGTAGCGGGGACCCCCATAGGCCCGGAGGAGCTGGGGCAGCCTTCGCCACGTGGACAGCAGCCGCGCCGCCGCGAGTTCCCGGGCCTGCCTGTCGAAAGTGGCCAGGAGGTCAACCGGGGTGGCTTCACGCAGTACCTTGGGCAGTGGGCCCACCTCGGCGGCCGCCCCTCCAGGGCCCAGGACGCAGTGGAAGAGTGTACGGCGTCGCAGCAGGCAATCCCTGAGGAACTGTACTAGCTCTTCCAAGCGCTCGCCCAGGTGCGCCTCGTCCCAGCCTTGTGCGGGAGCCCCCTGGCGTAGCAGCGCCGCCAGCAGCACTGTCTTGAGCACGTATGAGGATAGGATGCGTCCCCACTGGGTGGCGGCCGTCGGGTCCAGCCCGCGGGCGCCCAGGTCTCGCAGAGCTTTAAGCAACTGCAGGCACTTGAGGTAGCAGGCACCTGGAGGGGCCCTTTCCTGCAGCCAGCTCAGCAGCTTCTGCTCCTGGCGCGCTGTGTTCACACCCCACAGTGCATCGGCGCGCAGGCCTCCCGGGAGCTCCGACAGGGGCCCGACGGGTGAGGGTGGCGGTGGTGGGGCCACCAGGAAGACGCTGTCACCCAAGTGGACAGCAGGGATGAGACGCACGGCCATGGAAAGGCGGCAGCAGCCGTAATCGGTGCGGCAGGGCAGGACGTGTAGGGTGGGGGGCTGCTCCAGGCCGCCTGGGGTCAGGCTGACCCGACAACGCCCCTCCAGGCTGTAGCGCACGGTGGCCAGGGAGCGCTGCAGGTGCGACTGAAACCAGCGCAGTACCAGCGGAGCCGAGAGATGGCGCCGCCCGCGCACATCCACGCAGAAGCCGTCGGCGAAGGCTTTGCAGTCCCGGAGCCAGTGGCCCCCGGAAGCCCCTGGCGGCGCCTTGAGCGCGCACACGAAGCAGCCGTGGAAGGCTGGGGCCAGCGCGGGCTCCGCGCCCAGGCTCCGCGGCTCCAGCGCCACCAGGGGAGGGAGGCGCAGCGGCACCAGCACGTCGAAGCCGTCGGGCCGGCGGATTTTATGCTGCTCGTAGGCGCTGCCTACCTGGATGAAATCTCCGCGGAAAGCCAAGGCCAGCGCTCCCCCGGGGATGGGGCCTGGGGACCCTCGGGCGCGGCCAGCCCGCACCAGCTCGCCCACGATCCGGCTCACGTGTGCTTTGCTGTGGCCCAGCACGTGCGGCGACAGGCGCACCTCGTGCTCGTAGTAACTCTCCAGCAAGATGTCGAGGCTGGGCTCTCGTAAGTGTCTAGGAGAGAAGGCGGAGTGGCCCCCCAGGCGGGGAGACCCCGGCAGGAAGCGCTGCCGGACAGCGTGGCGACAGCGCAGGAGGATGTAGCCGAGGAGCAGCAGGACGGCCACCTTGAGCAGCGGGAAGCCGCCGTCCGCGCCTTCGGGGGGCTCGGTCCGGGCGCCCCCGCTTCCCCGCAGGACATGGTAGAGGCACACGAGGGCGGTGCACAGGCCAGTCACCAGGGGCCAGAAGACGCGCAGATTCAGGGTGTAGTGCACCGACATGCCGGGCGCCCGGGGCAGTGGCGGCCGAGCAGCCCAGGGCGCGAGCCCCGGCGGCGTCCCAGGCCCAGCATGCGCGCAGCGCCCGGGCAGCCCCGCTGTCCCGGTTTCCTTCGCCTCCGCGGCGGCGACCCCGTCGCAGGGCCGGGGAAAGCAGCCCTCCAGCTCGGCCTCCTCTCCCAGCTCAAGCGCTCCTTCCAGCAGCGGCCCGCCCTGCACGCTCCGGCTCCCGGCCGCGCCCCGTGCCGACTGCGCGCTGCGTCCGGCCCGgcggccctccccgccccgctcCCCGGCGCGCCGCCTTCGGCCAGCTTCTGGTCCCGCTGCGCTCGCCTCCTACCCCGGGCCGCCCTCCCGGCGCCGTGGGTCCCCGGAGTCCCCCGCTGCTCCCCTCCGCTCTTGTTCCCGTTACTCGGCCACGGGAGTTTCCTCTTCCGAGGGGAGGCGAGGCCGCGCCAGCTAGCGGGGAGGAAATGCCGAAGTCTGGAGCCGCGAGGCGAGCGGGCGGGCGGGGTCGGCCCCCTCCCGGGCCTCCGCCTTAAAGCGACGCGAGGCGGCGGGAGGGACTTCAGGACGCGCTGGCAACTGGCCTCCCGCGGGCCACCCCTATCCTCCCTCCCCGAAGGCAGAACCAGGAAGGCTCTGATTGCGGGGCGGTAGCCGTGTCCAGGGAGCTTCTGCAGTTGTATTCACACAAAGTTACACTGGGAAATTGAAAGGAGGGGAAAAGAGCGCACGACGAAACcgtccatcccccgccccccccagcaAGTCGTGGTGGCGTGGTGGTGGTGGCGTGGCAGGCCCTGGAACGGAAGCTGCCCTTGCCAGTGTGCCGCTGTCCTTCATTCAAACCAGTatctactgagcacctactatgtgccaggcaggagACCAGGGGCTGGCGAAATAGCAGTTGACAAAATAGACAAGGCTTCTGCCCTCCATAAAGCTTACGGCCTTTTGAAAACAGGAAACCGAAAGAGAAGGGATCCACAGCAGAAAATGCTctgaaagaagcaaaactgtGTGAGGGAGTGTGAAGGTAGGGTCTGCCCTGTGGAAGCCTGAGGCTCTCTGTGGGGTGACAGTTGGCCTGAGACCTGGATGAGGAGGATCCAGCCTTGAAGTAATAATCACAGCCTTTACAGAGGTCATACTGTGTGCCAGTACTGTGCTAATCACCTTACACATTCGCTCCTCAGTTCATCCTATGAAAGGGAcactattattttccccatttttcagatgaggaaactgaggtgcaggcaGGTTCAccccttgcccaaagtcacacagcttttaGCAGAGCTGTGCCTTGAACACCTGTCTCCAGAGAAGCTGGGAGGCGGGATTcagggaaggggaccggggagtcCCTTCCTCAACTGCTGAGAAGTGTCCTTTGTCAGGACCTACCCTGGGACCTCAGTCCAggaagctttgttttgtttcataacAGGGAGCACTCCCTGAAATGATTGGCATTTATTTAATTATCCgaatttatttaaacaattaaCTGTACTTATTTACACTTGTTGCACCTTCCTTGCTCCCGGAGAGCAAGGGTAAATAGATGAAAAATGTCAGAACCCACAGGCCATCTGGGAATCGGGACTCAGAGGATACTCCTGGCTTAAGCACCAAGCTAACTCCCAGGAAAGCCTCTCAGAGCTGAGCAGAAATGCGCTCAGATCCCCATCCCCACTACTATTAGCTGTGAGATCACAGTCTATTAGTCAGGATTCTTTGGGTTGCAGGTGACAGAAACACAGCTTAGAAagcattttattgtcatattaaCTGAGACGTCCATGGGGCTCCTGCTTCAGTATGGCTGGATCTAGGTACGCTCAATCCACTTCTTAGCTCTGCTTTCTTCTCAGTGAGCTGCACTCTCTGCGAGGCTCTATCCACAGGCCCCTGGCTGCTCTAGCCTCGTGTTTTCCTCaatgaagaggaaaagagagcttCGGTTGCCTGAGAATTGCAGCAAATGTGATGCCTAGGGATAACGTTGGGTCCTACTCTAAAAGTGACCAAGTAAGAGAATGCACTGATTAGCCTGGCCTAGGGTGGTGTATAGACTGAaatgtgtcccctcaaaattcatatgttgaagccctttttttccccaaattaagttcatattcacaggtttcaggggTTAGGATGTGGGCAAATCTTTTTGGGGAGCCACCCTCAGTAAATGATGTACTGTATTACCGTTGCTATCTTTTCTGCCTGTAATCAGTTTCCGTAGCTCATTTCCTCCAGAGAGTTCAAGGTACAGGCCTCAGAACTTTGCTCTTGGAAAAATCTACTGTATGTTTCAGAGCAAGtacaaattcatttattcataaattTATTACCCAacataccatgtgccaggcaaagGGCGATGTGACGGAAAAGAGGGGGCTCCACACTTATGGACTAAAACGCCACACAGTGTGGGTGTAGTCAGAAAACTGCCACTGTTTCATTGACTTTTGatcattatttcattaaaaatctcctttaatgtttaatatttgacaaaggccactcctgggttttttttaacagctcAGCAAATGTCTACACACACCCCTCCCAACATTTCTGATATCCCGGAGGTGTGTCCTGTGGAGGAAGAATGGCAA contains these protein-coding regions:
- the ITPRIPL2 gene encoding inositol 1,4,5-trisphosphate receptor-interacting protein-like 2 codes for the protein MSVHYTLNLRVFWPLVTGLCTALVCLYHVLRGSGGARTEPPEGADGGFPLLKVAVLLLLGYILLRCRHAVRQRFLPGSPRLGGHSAFSPRHLREPSLDILLESYYEHEVRLSPHVLGHSKAHVSRIVGELVRAGRARGSPGPIPGGALALAFRGDFIQVGSAYEQHKIRRPDGFDVLVPLRLPPLVALEPRSLGAEPALAPAFHGCFVCALKAPPGASGGHWLRDCKAFADGFCVDVRGRRHLSAPLVLRWFQSHLQRSLATVRYSLEGRCRVSLTPGGLEQPPTLHVLPCRTDYGCCRLSMAVRLIPAVHLGDSVFLVAPPPPPSPVGPLSELPGGLRADALWGVNTARQEQKLLSWLQERAPPGACYLKCLQLLKALRDLGARGLDPTAATQWGRILSSYVLKTVLLAALLRQGAPAQGWDEAHLGERLEELVQFLRDCLLRRRTLFHCVLGPGGAAAEVGPLPKVLREATPVDLLATFDRQARELAAARLLSTWRRLPQLLRAYGGPRYLARCPPPRNQRPQVFPEDEP